One Mycolicibacterium parafortuitum DNA segment encodes these proteins:
- a CDS encoding flavin-containing monooxygenase — MSRIAVIGAGPCGLAQLHAFEQARQDGIDVGEVVCFEKQSDWGGLWNYTWRTGVDAHGDPVHGSMYRYLWSNGPKECLEFSDYTFDEHFGGPIPSFPPREVLFDYIAGRAKKSNVRQFIRFDTAVREVTFDDAAQTFTLTVESWQDAETTVSTEVFDHVIVATGHFSTPNVPEYPGFATFPGRILHSHDFRDAVEFAGKNLLILGSSYSAEDIALQSRKYGAASVTICYRNAPMGFGWPDGISEVPALSHVEGRTAHFCDGTSRDVDAIILCTGYQHNFPFLDPELRLVTPNNLYPGGLYKGVVWTANPKLLYLGMQDQFYTFNMFDAQAFVARDVVLGRLALPDADAMAADVDGWLARYAAVDSVEGQIDFQTDYVRDLMALTDYPDFDLDLVRQHFVTWEHDKEESITGYRDKSFASPCTGTVGPTPRTTWWDELDDSLARFLSRG, encoded by the coding sequence ATGTCCCGTATCGCCGTGATCGGTGCAGGCCCGTGCGGCCTGGCGCAGCTGCACGCGTTCGAACAGGCTCGCCAGGACGGCATCGACGTCGGCGAGGTGGTGTGCTTCGAGAAGCAGAGCGACTGGGGTGGGCTGTGGAACTACACGTGGCGCACCGGAGTCGACGCGCACGGAGATCCGGTGCACGGCAGCATGTACCGCTATCTGTGGTCCAACGGCCCGAAGGAGTGCCTGGAGTTCTCCGACTACACCTTCGACGAACATTTCGGCGGGCCGATCCCGTCGTTCCCCCCGCGCGAGGTGTTGTTCGACTACATCGCCGGGCGTGCGAAGAAGAGCAACGTGCGCCAGTTCATCCGGTTCGACACCGCGGTGCGTGAGGTGACGTTCGACGACGCCGCCCAGACCTTCACGCTCACCGTCGAATCGTGGCAGGACGCCGAAACCACGGTCAGCACCGAGGTTTTCGACCACGTGATCGTCGCGACGGGACACTTCTCCACCCCGAACGTGCCGGAGTACCCGGGCTTCGCGACGTTCCCGGGACGGATCCTGCACTCCCACGACTTCCGCGACGCGGTCGAGTTCGCCGGCAAGAACCTGTTGATCCTGGGCAGCAGCTATTCGGCCGAGGACATCGCGCTGCAGTCGCGCAAGTATGGCGCCGCGTCGGTGACGATCTGCTACCGCAACGCGCCGATGGGGTTCGGCTGGCCGGACGGGATCAGCGAGGTGCCCGCGCTGTCGCACGTCGAGGGTCGCACCGCGCATTTCTGCGACGGCACCAGCCGCGACGTCGACGCGATCATCCTGTGCACCGGCTACCAGCACAACTTCCCGTTCCTGGATCCGGAGTTGCGGCTGGTCACCCCGAACAACCTCTACCCGGGCGGGCTGTACAAGGGCGTGGTGTGGACCGCGAACCCGAAGCTGCTCTACCTCGGGATGCAGGACCAGTTCTACACGTTCAACATGTTCGACGCGCAGGCCTTCGTGGCGCGCGACGTGGTGCTGGGCCGACTCGCGCTGCCGGACGCCGACGCGATGGCCGCCGACGTCGACGGGTGGCTGGCCAGGTACGCCGCGGTCGACAGCGTCGAGGGCCAGATCGACTTCCAGACCGACTACGTGCGCGACCTGATGGCGCTCACCGACTACCCGGACTTCGACCTGGACCTGGTCCGGCAGCACTTCGTCACCTGGGAGCACGACAAGGAGGAGAGCATCACCGGCTAC